The Seriola aureovittata isolate HTS-2021-v1 ecotype China chromosome 7, ASM2101889v1, whole genome shotgun sequence genome includes the window aatcaataaacagGACTACTTTATGTCAATATTGGATTTGAATAGGATTTTTGCATAAACATGTTAAAGTACCTTCATCTGTAAGTTATCTAATTTGCTGGATGATGGACTTTGCGCTTCTATCCGTAAAGAGTTTCTATAGCGATTTTCCAGGAAATATATTATACTACACATAATACACTGATATCACAATGTAAAAGTACATAGAGGATGTTATCCATATCTCCCATTCTTACCTCCTACATTTACTGTTTTCTCTCCAGGTGAAGCTCCGTTTGCAGAAATCTCAGTTAATGAACTTCTTCAGTTTCATCAACGAgggaaaagtctgaaaaaaccTTCCAACTGCTCCAACACGCTGTGAGTATCCAGATAATACACACCTAACCGGAAGCAACTCGTTGACTAAAGAACTTCTCCCATTAACAAGTATACTCTAAAGTTCAgactattctctctctctctctctctctcaggtacTCCATCATTAAGGGTTGCTGCCATTGGAAAGATCAAGATCGTCCCTCCCTGGCTGACGTGAGCCGAAAGCTCCTCTCAGGAGAGAAGAACGCCTCTGACAAACTCCTCAAGGTGCCTGGGACAGTTAACATCGAGCGGTACCTGCAGGAAGCAGGATATGGGGAAACAAACAGCtacactgttttctgagcaCTGCTAGTGCCAGAAAAACAAATTGCACTATTTCTCAAACACTCTAGTGGTGCACTTTTCCTACACAAGTCTTTCAGGTGCAATAAAAGTGTTTCAAGATCTGTTTACAAGTGCTTTGGGCACTGAAATTTATGTATGCTCATACTTCAGGTCCATGcaacaaaaatgatgaaaagtcTTATGTGTTAAATAAGTTATTTACTTTTGGGAAACATGCATTTTAATCCAAGACCTCAACTGTGGGGAAATACATCTAGTAGACTTTTAAGATATGTAAACTTGATAAACATACAGCTGCTGCATCCTGAACTTGTAGTTGatactgtaaatatatgatattttacatgtttacatcctAAAGCCAATGTATATTAAAAGTTAATATGTTATTACTACATTTTTGTATTATTCCGTATCAGGCAGAGCTGTGGAAATGAAGGACATAATGCGATTGAATTATTAATACACTCAATGTTTTCTCTATAAGCTCAGTTCACGGAGACAGATAGCTTTAAGCaagaaatgaactgaactgtttacatttgaataaataatcattatGGGGCCTGGaatgaccttttctttttcacgtGGATGTGTTGGGGGTAATAAATGTATACACAAATACTTCCAGTAACAGGTATTGTTTATTGGTAGTACTGCATACACAGAGCACTTCCACTCAGCCCTTGAGAGAGCAAACCATGAGGAATACCTATTTTCAGGTAGTTAGGTTGATTAAAGCTACTAAAACTATATTGTAtccatgaaaaaataatttcgATTGTAGTACAAAATGGAAAAGatataaaactaaacttttaatAACTGGTAAAATGAACTAATTAAAATGCCAGGCTTTTGGAGTGTCCTTAGCTCGATGTGATTGGAGCCTGGATTGAACATctatggtgaaaaaaaacaaataactacTACAAGACTAAGACATTTAAATGAAGTGACTGTTGCTGACATCAGAAATCATATCACTAAAGTTAAAGCACCGTTTGAGATACAGCAAGAAGGCaacgtttctttttttttttcctttttttttttttttttaacccaacGGGTGAACCGTCCCAGCTAGAAGACCTAGCACCGATTACTGCAGGCTGGCGTATAGTATACATACAAAACAACGacagaaaaaaagtgacaaacactACTGACAGGGGTATTTCAGACTGCCCATGCACACCACTCAGACATAACAGTATGCatacaacatgttttttgcACATTCAATGTCCAGAAAGTAAACTGTCCATCCCCATGTCTCTGCATGACTGATGTAGCAccattattttgtaaaaaaaaaaaagacatccaTACTGTCCCTGGAGATCTCAGTCTTAGGTTTTAAATTCTTACTAACAGAGGAGCAAGTCCAGGTATTGATTTCAGTGAGGAATTATCAATGAGAAAACGATCCCCGTGTGCCTCTCAAGTACTGACTTCATCACTCACGCAGGCTGTTGATGGAGGCACAGATCTTGAGAGCAGGACCCAGCTTAATATTCATGGTGGAGATGAGATGGTCCTCTCGCAGGAGCAGGAGAGCCTGCCCGTCTATTTCCTGTGACAGAAACTGGGCAGCCAGCTCTTCACAACCTGAGCGCAACAGAAAGACAAGATGATACAACTAGCACGAAAACAGACCAGGAGTCACGGCTAAGACTTCAATCACTGAGCACGAACCTTGAAGTGAAGAAATGAACCTGCAGACTTCTTCAACGCTCCACTGAGCAGGAGTTGCCGAGAGAAAGTTGGCGCCCTCCAGTGGGAGGCTACCAGGAGCTGAGCTGTCAGACTGAGGAGCGCTGTGGTCAGCTCGAGAGCAGGAGTGTGAAGAGCTTGGGGAAAGTGACGGAGAatcgtcctcttcctcttctccatcgCTTGACACGTCCTCTGAGCGACTGGACTCAGAGTGACACTGCACCCAAAATAGCGGAAATTCAGATACAAAAGCCAACGATAAAACAATTTGCTGGCAATAAAGTGACATGGTATAAAACCATCCAGTGTGTTAGTCTGACTCCCAATGCTGttacttaaatatttataaagaCGGGTCACAAATattaagtttcattttaaagaaaatgttaaatgatttcCTATgaacagctgggcactgtagttttctTTGCAAATGTTACTTAAACAgaagtaaatagtgcatttgttagggactattttcatcAGCGGAGTAgtacacatttggtgctctagtgagtatttacagcagcaaagtgtaCGTGGGATTGATTCAAAATACACTATAGAGCCGGTGTTCATTGCAATAAAGGAGCATGTGGctcactggtgtgtttttaCAAGTTGTTGTTTAAAATCAATGTACAATGAAAAAATGGATGTCTAACCACACCCAGCTTTagataaacagaaaatactTGTTAGTTGGATTAATTCattgctgttttgattttttcatgggatttgctgACAACAGGaaaagcagaatatttccaACCTCACCCTTCGAACAGCGGAGCTTACCTTGACAGGTAGATGCCTGCTTGATAATTTATTACAGGCGATATTAGAACTGTTCCTGCGAGAGGGGCCCCTGCGCCTCGCAGCGCTCTCAGTGGGTGCTGGAGGCGATGCCAGTCCTGCACCACTTCTCCCCCTGCTTGTCTTGAAGTGTTGGCTGCAACTTACATTATACCTGTGGATAGCAGAGCACAGTCAATACTCAGGAAAACATTTGGATTTTTACTCCAACCAAACGACCAATGTGGACAAGGTGCTTAATCAGTGGCATCACTGGGTACAGTTGTTGGCTGGAATGAAAACCTGCTAACTCTTGGTACTTCATTAGTGAAGCTCATAGagtttttagtttattttatacAAGACAGcacaaaataaagttaaattatgCTGAATAGGGAAGCTTGGGGATGTTAGTGGAAATCCTACCTCTTAGCACAAGTATTTGAACAGAACCTCTTTGATCCTCTGAATTGGCTGGCTGGAGCGAGGCTTCCACAGTATTCACATTTCAAcactggagaggaagaggaaaggataAAACCCCATTACATTTAGTAAAATTATCACCATACAAAGTCGTTAATGGTTATCATACTTgatcatcaaaaaataaatcttattcCACCACTTACAAGGAGGTCCGTTTTCAGAGCGGCCTACCAGGGCAAAATCTCTGTCTTTGAGGAGTCCAGCCACCTGTCACATCAAATATTAGCCAGACAGTAAGGAATGTTATCACAGAAAAGTGCAGTCAATATTATTCAAACCTAAGATCGCATTTAATATGAAATGTGTGCTTTCATGGCAGAGCAGCCTTACAGGGAAGGGTTCAGCTCCCTCCTGAATGACAAAGCCCTCTATGAGGTGGGTGAGAACTTGAGGTTTGACCACTGCCTGGGGAACAGGCGCTCTTTCCTTGTCCCCATGCCCGACTCTTGACAAGGGCAGAGGTAAGGATAGGGTGGGAGGAGATGAGAATGCAGCGGCTACAGGAGGAGCTAAATTCAGGATTGAAACAAACAGGGGACAGAATAAATTTTTAACCAGATTTCAAGATTCATGGTCACAATTTGCAGGTGTTGCTACAAATAATTTGTGCTTGATTTGGAGATGACAAAATCGACAGACCTGAGTCCTTTGTAGGGGCAGGGGATAAGGGAGGAGCAGAATCTTTCATTGGTGCAGAGTCTGAAGATTCTGTTGCCATCTCATTTGGAGCATCACAGTCTGATTTTCTCTTCAGAGAGCCATTGGGAGGCTTTGTCTGATGGTACGtgaagaaaaaagcagcagaaggTGTTAGAATTCTTACCCaaaacagtgtcagtgtcactAAGCGCATCCTTCCAGTTGTCTTACCATAGCGCTGCTGTTGAAGACCGCATTAACATTCCCACCAGCTGTGTTTTCCGGGGCTGTGCTGCTCCGTGCCTGTGCAAGGGCTACAGCCTGTGCATTTCCTGCTAAGCCCTGCCTGGCTCCCACCAGCTGCACAGGGATGTGGGGAGGGTTGTGCCCCCCAGTGCTGGCCTGGCTGTTGTTAGGTGGTGCTGGAAGAATGGGAGGTGGGTGTCTAGGAGGCAGCTGCACAGGTAAACGGTGTCCCTGAGCTGTCTTGGGCTGGATAGGCACAGGGCCTTTGTCTGCGGTAGTGCTGGCCTGTTGTAGCGGCTGCACCACCAGAGTCTGCGTGTTGACGTTGGCTTTTGGGGCCACTGAGCCGATTGGGTAGCCCTGGGTGGAGGTAGGAACATTTGAGGTGGGCACCAAGATCACAGGGGCAGCAGAGGGGGAAAGGAGGAgctgggagagagggagtgctggagaggaggtggaggagggagctACAGACGCAGCAGGAGTAACAGTCATTGCCGCCTGGTTTCCAGTTTTTACAGTCATAGTCTTGGGGGTGGACTGCTGAGTAAAGTTAGGTTTGGccatttgttgttgctgttgtggttgtacttgctgctgctgagctgtcTGGGGGaaagtctgctgctgttgaCCAAGAGGAAAGCTGGCAGCATCTTTCCTCTCTGGAAGCTCAGACTTGACAGCAACTGCTCTGGGAGTGGAAGCACAGTGCAGCGCCAGGTTCTGCACCTGGGACATGAAGAAAGGTGTAGATTGTGGTGAAATGCATTTGAGAAATCAAATTTTGAGGACTGTATGACTTTAAATGGCTCAGACTTAACATTACAGGTAGGTAATGGTACTCAAACCTGATCATTGTCAGACTGCGCACTGGCAGTGGTAGGAGCAACTTcatgctgttgttgctgctgctgctgctgctgcggctgtgTCTGGGCAACTGTTGCTACAGTAGCTGTTGCTGTACCACCAGGCATAAAGATGAGCTGAGAAGCAAGGGGAGCCCTGAGAGAGCGGTTGACCTGTGTGAGGAACAGGACAAATGATCAATCTTGTAAACACCAAATATTTCTGTGAAAGACTTCTTAACTACATTGAATATTTAATGACGCCATCAATTTTGATGATTATTGtcaatattattttattgtcaaaCAGCTCTTTCAAGTTATTATCCACTATCATTAATACCCAATTAGATCTTTGGAACACCAAACATACAAGCTTTTTCAGAGATTATTGCCAAAAATGGACACAGTGCAAGATAAAATTTTAACTCACTCTAAGATACATCTGTCCCTGTCCTGCCGAGTTTCCACTCAGTAACACCGACTGGTTGAGAGCTGGAGTTGTTGCAGAGGTGACTGGCCCATGGGGACGGGGATTGGTCATTGTCCCACCTGCAGATGTGGTGCTTAGATTGACCTGGGAAGAACagaaaattaagtttttaacCAAAACTGCCGACTATTTTCATAAATAAGCTGTGTGACTGATCATTCCAAAATGACTGACATGAAAACTCACTGTGGTGGGCGCCTGGGACATGCTGTTACTCGGGGTATTGGACTGGCGACTAGCTGCAAGGGTGGCCTGGTTTAAAGAGAGAAATCACATAGATGGAGCGTGATGTTTCTGCTGACCATACTTTTGTACTAcctatttttttctgtcattattaTGGTTACCTGTTGCACAGCAGCCAAGTTATGGAGTTGGGCACTAttgatctgctgctgcagcatgaGCTGCTGAAAGTACTGAGCTGCATTTGGCTGTCTTTGCAGTGCTTGGAGAgcctaaacacagacacacatacacagactgttTAAGAATAATTTATAAGtatctacatttacatattattaaCAATTCAATATATGAAACATTAGTCTTCTCATCATACCCGTGCTTTATTTTATGCACACAAACTCTCACCTGTACAGCCTGTCTCTCATATAGAGACATGTGGGCTATCTGGGGTGCACGCGAGTTCCCACTTGTCTGAGGATTTCCATTGGTGGTGCCTGTGTTTTGGTCTTCACCTGCATCCATGTTTGCTGCACAAAACCAAAAGCAGTTGTGACAGAACGCTTGTGCCCTATACATAACAACTGCTTCTACTTCTACAGCATAacttttaaactgtaaatatcTAGGCAGAAAAACTTGTTGAATATGCAATTTAGTACCCCTCCCTGGAACCACATACTAAAAataatttgaagaaaaataacTAGCTCAAACAGATTTACATATGAAAACTCAAATGATCAGTTATTATAGCTTCAGtacatagaaaaaaaacttaaaacagtGGGTTTCAAATGTCTCACAGGCACTGCTGGCATAAATGGAGTGATACGTGGTGAAACCTCTAGGGTCCCACTGCAGGAGTATTACCTCAAAGTTTCCAGTACTGGGTTCGTTATATATAAACAGAGGTGCCTGGGATTACTCTTACAGAGAGTCAATAAATCACAGCCAGCTACACCCCTGCACAGAGTTGTAACTACTTAAGAGCTTGGCAGACGTTATCGCTGACCCGGTTTGGCTACTGATGGTGGCGAGCAGGAGCGTTGTGGTATTTTCATTAACACAGCAGTTGTCAACATGATAGATGGATACGAGAGAAAGAACAACATGGAGGAAAGCtcataaacacaaagtaagaCAGAGGCTAGCCAGCTGTGGCTAACTACAATGGACTTTGCTAGTTAGCTTTCCCCAAACACAAGTCTGACAtgtcataataaaaatatattaacttTTGTAACGGTGCTAGAAAAAAGGCCGAGTGCAGAAGTGTTAAATGCAAGTAGAAGATCCGTCGGGTTGTTGCTAACACTAACGTTTACTGACATAAAAGATGCAGCGTTAGTTTATAGGCTAACCGACTAGCAATGCTAGCAGGTATAAAGCTAGCATCTATCCAGCTTTCACTACTGCATGAAGTTAACATTTAATGGTTTTCGGCGTGCTCGGGTGTGTACCTCTCAATgacttttctgttcttttcagAGTTATAAGCAATTAGTTTTATATTCCGATCTTGGTTTTACCTGAAAAATAACGACAGCCCCTTTTAGGATTTTTGCCTCCAACAAAACCCCGCCCCTCAcaggttttcttctttttcttcttcttcttcttcttcttcttcttcttcttcttcttctgcttctgcttctgcttctgcttctgctgcttctgctgcttcttcttcttcttcttcttctgcggcttcttcttcttcttcttcttcttcttcttcttcttcttcttcttcttcttcttcttcttcttcttcttcttcttcttcctcagtaACGGCCGCTGGTCATATTACTGCCATCCTCTGGATTCAGTCAGCTCCTACATTGTCCCGTCTAATAAACTTTTAACATCAGTCCTGTTTTACTTTCCCCCACGAAGTTTACGAAGCatattctgttctgtttactTCCAACCCACTCCAGTATCTCCTTtaactctcttcctctcatcagAAAATCTTTGCATTTCCTCCATCATATCCTCCTTTTCTGATAACATGTTCTACACTTTGTGGTGCGTCACAGAGACTGGTTGGATGCTACCCCATAGGTGTCTTTTACACAGGGGAagaaacactaaaacaaatgaGAATGTTTTGAGAAGGTTTATTTGtacaataagaaaacagaatGCAGcgtaaatatagaaaataacatTGGCATTGTTCGATTGATGAGGTGTTGCTGCACTGGATGTGATGAGCGAGTTGAGTTTTATGCCCAGTAGTAGCCTAGGCAATGCCCTGTTATTGGCCTACATTTTCTTCCTGTCATAATTATCTACTTTGATCTCATAGCAATCCCCCTAAAGTACATTATCTAAAATTGCACATAGTGAAgactgtttaaaaatgttttttcatgtaaGCCTTTCACAACACAAAGCGAGTCTCCTAGCTCAGCACACTAAATGAGTTGTAAAATCTTTGTAGCCATGTTACTCTGTGATAAAGATTTCTGggtaattgtgtgtttttagtctTTGGGCCTGGTTTAAGAACCACTGATAAAGGAACCTGGTAAAGCAGATTCTTTTCCCTGAAACATCTACCAAGACCAGGTTTATGGTCAATAACACTGCTCAACCCTATCAAAGATCTTTATCATAGGTtaatttaaaatacagtaaattgccaataaaaatatattgtgcatataatgtttttattaaaacaaactcCAGTGTACTTTGGTGTGTAAAGAGTTCATCAACACAATGATCATAAATAAACTAGAAACTAGtttcatattgtattttttaatgcaatcagaaacaaactgaaagttGTGTGATTTGAAGTCATCCTTGAACCAAACAGGCTATTACATCAATCTAGAGGCTGTTCAGTTCAATACAACCACAGGTGTAACCATTTCAAACAGAGTATAATTCGCTGAATTAAGCAAAGAAATATCAAcattaataaagacaaaaaggcaaatgacagaaaacaaacagttctCACACAAGTGCTCACACTGATAGTAACTTAAATTTCACTGACACCTACTAACATAATTTTCCCATCAAGTTCAAAAAGCCTGCTTTAGTCCATAGCAGCATGAATAATTTGAATagatttatgtaaaaatattagAAACCTCATTATTGATATCCTCAGAactataacatttttactgCTATATTGATACAAGAGAATTAAAGAAGTGCTTTCATTGCTACGTATCTTATGTATCTTGCTAAAGAAGCAATATATCAGGCACAAAGCAGCCTGAGTATTTGGTCAAACATGAGTCTACAGACTGTAAGGGTGGTGTGTGAACCTAGCAGTGTATCTGGTGTCTGGGTCAATTTTATCATGTAGGCAGAGATTAATTTGCCCACTATAATATTCATTATTGAGGAGCTTtgtgaaaatgaacatttttcttttgcagtgaATGTTCTTCTATTCTAtgagaaatacaaatacatattcTATGTATGTACTATACTTTTCGAAATCGTAAATTATGAATAGCAGAATTCACTTAGGAATCTCTTACAGTAGTATTAGTAAGGTAGTTTTAGTTTAGGAATTTAATAGCATTGTTGAACTTTGTGACGAACATTTaagagaggaggatgggaaGTTACAACTGTCAAGCTCAGGAAGCCGACTTTAGTAAAAccatttttgggaaatataaGCATTGATGTAGAAGCTTTTCCCTACATTGTGGGAAAAAGGCAAAGGGGCAAACTTAAAGTGAAATTCATCTATGGTTTTTGCAGTGATTTCCATTTGTGTAGCAATGCTGTAAGAATAGTCACAGTAAAATTAAGTGTTTACATTCTCATATTCTatactttcaaaacaaaacaaacggaTTAAAGCCAAATTACACAAGCAAAAGCACTCGTGAGTTTAGTAACCTGCAACTGTCAGTGCACAACCAGGACCCCAGGAAGAACAGCTTGTTGCAACCTGTACACATGTCAAACAACATCAATAATTAGCCAAGCAAAAAAGATGAACAGTATGTCATTAAGTTTAGATCACGTAGAAATCCAACTTCTTAACCTCTGCCTTTTGTGTCAGATTTCCATGGAAGAAGAGTTGTTCTTTATTGTCACTTTACAATCTTGGATGAATTACTCATTTGTCTGACATCAATGAAATGCATGGTTTAGAGAGAAGACAAGTCTGTCAGCCCCGTGGAGTAACATGTCCTCTTAAGACACAAGCAGATCATCAGTAGTTACCCTAGGCACAAgtctgatacacacacaaatgtgtgaGGAGGTCCTGACCTAAACCCTCAAGCCATAACAGACTTGTGTCTAGCAGTAATTTCATCTAACCTGTGAAAGAGTAAACTGCgtcacacagtgaaaaattCTGTCCCATTCTGTTCTGACATATTGAGGTCACATAGGTAGTAAGTGGTCATCTCTCTCTTCTGGCTCTTCCGCTAAAGTTTCAGGGGCCACCCCCCTGTAAGCTGGGGATTCCTCTCGATTCCGTGAGCGGCACACAAAGTCACACCCATCCTGTAAGGGAGAGGTAAAGTTTCTTatgaatttaaaacaaaaacacatcatcttGAGTGTGTACTGATGTTATTTATCAAGTGGATCATGCTTACTGCTGTCAGGTTGCCAATCTCCACCCAGAAGGCATAATTGGGAAATTGCTCCATCCCTTTGGCTCCAACAATCAGCCGTTGGTAGAGGAAACCTCCAATTAAGTAAACACCCAGAATACTGAACCCactgaaagaagagagaatTTATGATCACTGAATATTTATGCTGCAACATTAAGGGGTTTTGTGTCACTACAGACTGTCTTTACGCACATGATGAGTAGTATGGAGCCAGTGCTGAGATTGGACTCAATAGCTGGGCACACCGCACTGGAGTCAAGCTCAAACAAGTAGAAACATTGCTCCCCCCGACTCCTGTCCTCCAGAACCACCTCCAGGTTTCCCTGGAAGTGAGACAGAAGGAGACAAAGGTAAGTGAAAGGTAACACACATTTAGAAAAGGAGACAAGGTGCAAGACTACATGACTTTTGGGAGGAGCATTAGGCTGCGTTCAGACTCCTGTGAgcagtgtgtgaaaaaaatgtagtcCGATTATTTATGTCAATGAAACCAGAGAGTTGATCCTGATTGaaattttttaatcaaatttcaCCTTCATAATGGTACCTGAAGCAACGCTCCAGCACCAACGCAGCcccttgtattttttttaatgcagtgtaATTTTGATCTAAAACAACCAGTAGTTTTGTTTCTCACATCTGGTGATCTAAAAGCCATCTGTATTTCTTTTACCATGTCCTTCTTCCTGTCGCAAGAGATCATAACAATggccctcctcttttccttgtTACAGTGATCTTTATATGTGTCGCCATTTCCGTAGATCAACATCACCCAGTCACCTGGAAGGGCAGGGAAAAAAGATACAATACTGAACTAAAGCACCACATGAAAGACTGATTATTCTACAGACTGACTTCAGACTGATTATTCTTATAGTTTGTCTCAAAAACATAATCCTGCAACCTAAGATCCCTGTTTTAGAATGGTTAACAATCCATCACGTCATGCAAAAGTGTCATGTGAGATACCAAAACAAAGTCAGTGTAAATTAGGGTGAAATTCTTGTATTCTGCAGGAACTTACTTCCTCCAATGGCTTGTGTTGCATTATACATGCCAatcacagtttgtttctttCCCGTTTCCTTTTTGTCCATTTGAATAAGCCCAGCTCCTGGAACGCCCCCTGCATCGCCACACAACTGGAACACATATCTGTAACTCTCGTCTTCTACTGTAAAGCTGTCAACATGAGAACACATCCCAGTAAAAACTCAACACTGAATGGTGAAGTATTAATAGGCAAAATTCTTCTGTCAAGGCTGGATTACACATTCAATATGTGCTGAGCGATAACAGGCAATCCAAAAACAATCTGCTGTTATATCGCTGACACTGAATATGCAGATACAAAGTAATTTCTTACTTCTTATTGGCGAGTGGCTCTAGTCGCTTGAGGACAGTCCACTCTGACGAAGAGTTAGCGAGCAGTTTACAGCTGTTGACGCTCTCAGCAGCGGACACCCAACTCCCACACAGGACCAGCTGAACCGCC containing:
- the phc1 gene encoding polyhomeotic-like protein 1 isoform X2; amino-acid sequence: MDAGEDQNTGTTNGNPQTSGNSRAPQIAHMSLYERQAVQALQALQRQPNAAQYFQQLMLQQQINSAQLHNLAAVQQATLAASRQSNTPSNSMSQAPTTVNLSTTSAGGTMTNPRPHGPVTSATTPALNQSVLLSGNSAGQGQMYLRVNRSLRAPLASQLIFMPGGTATATVATVAQTQPQQQQQQQQQHEVAPTTASAQSDNDQVQNLALHCASTPRAVAVKSELPERKDAASFPLGQQQQTFPQTAQQQQVQPQQQQQMAKPNFTQQSTPKTMTVKTGNQAAMTVTPAASVAPSSTSSPALPLSQLLLSPSAAPVILVPTSNVPTSTQGYPIGSVAPKANVNTQTLVVQPLQQASTTADKGPVPIQPKTAQGHRLPVQLPPRHPPPILPAPPNNSQASTGGHNPPHIPVQLVGARQGLAGNAQAVALAQARSSTAPENTAGGNVNAVFNSSAMTKPPNGSLKRKSDCDAPNEMATESSDSAPMKDSAPPLSPAPTKDSAPPVAAAFSSPPTLSLPLPLSRVGHGDKERAPVPQAVVKPQVLTHLIEGFVIQEGAEPFPVAGLLKDRDFALVGRSENGPPLLKCEYCGSLAPASQFRGSKRFCSNTCAKRYNVSCSQHFKTSRGRSGAGLASPPAPTESAARRRGPSRRNSSNIACNKLSSRHLPVKCHSESSRSEDVSSDGEEEEDDSPSLSPSSSHSCSRADHSAPQSDSSAPGSLPLEGANFLSATPAQWSVEEVCRFISSLQGCEELAAQFLSQEIDGQALLLLREDHLISTMNIKLGPALKICASINSLRE
- the phc1 gene encoding polyhomeotic-like protein 1 isoform X1, with the protein product MDAGEDQNTGTTNGNPQTSGNSRAPQIAHMSLYERQAVQALQALQRQPNAAQYFQQLMLQQQINSAQLHNLAAVQQATLAASRQSNTPSNSMSQAPTTVSFHVNLSTTSAGGTMTNPRPHGPVTSATTPALNQSVLLSGNSAGQGQMYLRVNRSLRAPLASQLIFMPGGTATATVATVAQTQPQQQQQQQQQHEVAPTTASAQSDNDQVQNLALHCASTPRAVAVKSELPERKDAASFPLGQQQQTFPQTAQQQQVQPQQQQQMAKPNFTQQSTPKTMTVKTGNQAAMTVTPAASVAPSSTSSPALPLSQLLLSPSAAPVILVPTSNVPTSTQGYPIGSVAPKANVNTQTLVVQPLQQASTTADKGPVPIQPKTAQGHRLPVQLPPRHPPPILPAPPNNSQASTGGHNPPHIPVQLVGARQGLAGNAQAVALAQARSSTAPENTAGGNVNAVFNSSAMTKPPNGSLKRKSDCDAPNEMATESSDSAPMKDSAPPLSPAPTKDSAPPVAAAFSSPPTLSLPLPLSRVGHGDKERAPVPQAVVKPQVLTHLIEGFVIQEGAEPFPVAGLLKDRDFALVGRSENGPPLLKCEYCGSLAPASQFRGSKRFCSNTCAKRYNVSCSQHFKTSRGRSGAGLASPPAPTESAARRRGPSRRNSSNIACNKLSSRHLPVKCHSESSRSEDVSSDGEEEEDDSPSLSPSSSHSCSRADHSAPQSDSSAPGSLPLEGANFLSATPAQWSVEEVCRFISSLQGCEELAAQFLSQEIDGQALLLLREDHLISTMNIKLGPALKICASINSLRE
- the m6pr gene encoding cation-dependent mannose-6-phosphate receptor gives rise to the protein MKVFRSPGGRPFLVWTLAVQLVLCGSWVSAAESVNSCKLLANSSSEWTVLKRLEPLANKNFTVEDESYRYVFQLCGDAGGVPGAGLIQMDKKETGKKQTVIGMYNATQAIGGSDWVMLIYGNGDTYKDHCNKEKRRAIVMISCDRKKDMGNLEVVLEDRSRGEQCFYLFELDSSAVCPAIESNLSTGSILLIIGFSILGVYLIGGFLYQRLIVGAKGMEQFPNYAFWVEIGNLTADGCDFVCRSRNREESPAYRGVAPETLAEEPEERDDHLLPM